One genomic window of Syngnathoides biaculeatus isolate LvHL_M chromosome 13, ASM1980259v1, whole genome shotgun sequence includes the following:
- the LOC133511240 gene encoding frizzled-8-like, whose product MSRRVPRPWCPLFLCLFTLAVHRSRCWGAKPLQCQEISVPMCKGIGYNHTYMPNQFHHDTQDEAGLEVHQFLALVEIKCSADLRFFLCSMYTPICLEDYKKPLPPCRSVCERARAGCAPLMRQFGFPWPDRMSCELLPQQGQQDLLCMDYNQDPSQSTGGAAATSAPPPPTKRPLKPWKKTGYKHHKPLVVQAAPAPKCATPGDAHSCAASPCHSPFFTAEERAFTAFWIGLWAALCFASTLTTVATFLVDMQRFKYPERPIIFLAACYLCVSAGYLLRLAAGHEKVACTREQGVEQAHQASTGHALCTLVFLLVYFFGMAASIWWVILSLAWFLAAALKWGNEAVAGYAPYFHLAAWLLPSMKTIAVLALGSVDGDPVAGICYVGNQNLDNLRGFVLAPLLVYLLVGSMFLLAGFVSLFRIRRVIRGQGGVAKVDKLERLMVRIGVFTVLYTVPAAVIVACYIYEQHNRQSWEAAYKCGCPQPSPPDNSEARLAKPDYAVFMLKYFMGLLGGITSGVWVWSGKTLDSWRTWCTRCCWRSKTSSAGGGSMYSDVSTGLTWRSGTGSSVSFPKQVPLSRV is encoded by the coding sequence ATGTCCCGGAGGGTCCCCCGACCGTGGTGCCCCCTCTTCTTGTGCCTCTTCACCCTGGCGGTCCACCGCTCCCGCTGCTGGGGCGCCAAGCCGCTGCAGTGCCAGGAGATCTCGGTACCCATGTGCAAGGGCATCGGCTACAACCACACGTACATGCCCAACCAGTTCCACCACGACACGCAGGACGAGGCCGGCCTAGAAGTGCACCAGTTCCTGGCGCTGGTGGAGATCAAGTGCTCGGCGGACCTGCGCTTTTTTCTGTGCAGCATGTACACACCCATCTGCCTGGAGGACTACAAGAAGCCGCTGCCGCCGTGCCGGAGCGTGTGCGAGCGCGCAAGGGCCGGCTGCGCGCCCCTCATGAGGCAGTTTGGATTCCCGTGGCCGGACCGGATGAGCTGCGAGCTTCTTCCGCAGCAGGGACAGCAGGACCTGCTGTGCATGGACTACAACCAAGATCCGAGTCAGAGCACCGGGGGCGCCGCCGCCACCAGCGCGCCACCGCCGCCGACCAAGCGGCCGCTCAAGCCCTGGAAGAAGACGGGATACAAGCACCACAAGCCGCTTGTAGTGCAGGCAGCCCCCGCGCCCAAGTGCGCAACGCCGGGAGACGCGCACTCCTGCGCCGCGTCGCCGTGCCACAGTCCCTTCTTCACCGCCGAGGAGCGCGCTTTCACCGCCTTCTGGATCGGACTGTGGGCGGCGTTGTGCTTCGCGTCTACGCTTACCACCGTGGCGACCTTCCTGGTGGACATGCAGCGCTTCAAGTACCCCGAGCGGCCcatcattttcttggccgccTGCTACCTGTGCGTGTCGGCCGGCTACCTGCTGCGGTTGGCGGCGGGCCACGAGAAGGTGGCGTGCACGCGCGAGCAGGGGGTCGAACAGGCGCACCAGGCCAGCACCGGCCACGCGCTTTGCACGCTGGTCTTCCTGCTCGTCTACTTCTTCGGCATGGCCGCGTCCATCTGGTGGGTCATCCTGTCCCTCGCCTGGTTCCTGGCCGCCGCGCTCAAGTGGGGCAACGAGGCCGTCGCCGGGTACGCGCCCTACTTCCACCTGGCCGCATGGCTCCTCCCCAGCATGAAGACCATCGCCGTGCTGGCGCTCGGCTCCGTGGACGGGGACCCGGTGGCGGGCATCTGCTACGTGGGGAACCAGAACCTGGACAACCTGAGGGGCTTCGTCCTGGCCCCGCTGTTGGTCTACCTGCTGGTGGGCTCAATGTTCCTGCTGGCCGGCTTCGTGTCTCTGTTCCGGATCCGCCGCGTCATCAGAGGCCAGGGCGGCGTGGCCAAGGTGGACAAGTTGGAGAGGCTCATGGTGCGCATTGGGGTGTTCACGGTGCTCTACACGGTCCCGGCCGCCGTCATCGTGGCCTGTTATATTTATGAGCAGCATAACCGACAGTCCTGGGAAGCGGCCTACAAATGTGGCTGCCCCCAGCCCTCCCCCCCGGACAACTCGGAGGCTCGCCTCGCCAAGCCGGACTACGCCGTCTTCATGCTGAAGTACTTCATGGGCTTGCTGGGAGGCATCACGTCGGGCGTGTGGGTCTGGTCCGGAAAGACGCTGGACTCGTGGAGGACGTGGTGCACGAGATGTTGCTGGAGGAGCAAGACATCCTCGGCAGGAGGGGGGTCCATGTACAGCGACGTCAGCACCGGGCTCACGTGGAGGTCCGGCACCGGCAGCTCGGTGTCGTTCCCCAAGCAGGTGCCTCTTTCCCGGGTGTGA